A part of Stigmatopora nigra isolate UIUO_SnigA unplaced genomic scaffold, RoL_Snig_1.1 HiC_scaffold_25, whole genome shotgun sequence genomic DNA contains:
- the slc35f6 gene encoding solute carrier family 35 member F6: MAWTKYQLFLAGLMLITGSINTLSAKWADTFSARGCNGEPEHAFSHPFVQAVGMFLGEFSCLGVFYILLCHDRRRPEPNMSTGESFSPFLFFPPAMCDMLATSTMYVALNMTSASSFQMLRGAVIIFTGLLSVAFLGRRLKLSQWIGILITILGLIIVGLADFTSGNHDDSHKLSDVITGDLLIIMAQVIVAVQMVLEEKFVYKHDVHPLRAVGIEGFFGFFVLSLLLIPMYFIHVGQFSNTPRQVLEDALDAFCQIGYRPLIMLALLGNTVSIAFFNFAGISVTKEISATTRMVLDSLRTLVIWAVSLALGWEKFLGLQVLGFLVLLVGTALYNGLHRPLVARIACCAGLAAVEEDSSVEEERERLLGDGRVATSDER, translated from the exons ATGGCGTGGACAAAATACCAACTGTTCCTTGCGGGACTCATGTTAATAACTGGCTCGATTAACACCCTGTCGGCAAA atgggcagaCACGTTTAGTGCACGAGGTTGCAATGGTGAGCCTGAACATGCTTTCTCTCATCCATTTGTCCAG GCAGTGGGGATGTTTTTGGGAGAATTCAGCTGTTTAGGTGTCTTTTACATCCTCCTTTGCCATGACCGACGTAGGCCGGAGCCCAACATGAGCACTGGCGAGAGTTTCAGCCCTTTTCTATTTTTCCCCCCGGCCATGTGTGACATGTTGGCCACTTCAACTATGTATGTCG CTCTCAACATGACCAGTGCATCCAGCTTCCAAATGTTACGAGGAGCCGTCATCATCTTTACTGGTCTACTGTCGGTGGCGTTTCTCGGACGCCGGCTGAAGCTTAGTCAGTGGATTGGAATCCTCATCACCATCCTTGGACTAATCATAGTGGGCCTCGCTGACTTCACCAGCGGAAATCATGATGATAGCCACAAACTCAGTGATGTCATCACTG GCGACCTCCTGATCATTATGGCTCAAGTGATTGTGGCTGTGCAAATGGTCCTAGAGGAAAAGTTTGTCTACAAACATGACGTCCATCCTCTACGGGCTGTTGGAATTGAGG GTTTTTTCGGCTTTTTCGTCCTGTCACTGCTTCTCATCCCCATGTATTTCATCCACGTTGGCCAATTCAGCAATACCCCCCGACAAGTTCTAGAGGACGCACTGGATGCCTTCTGTCAAATCGGATATCGCCCTCTTATCATGCTGGCCCTGCTTGGCAACACAGTGAGCATTGCCTTCTTTAACTTCGCCGGCATCAGCGTCACCAAGGAGATCAGCGCCACCACCCGCATGGTGCTGGACAGCCTGCGAACGCTGGTTATCTGGGCGGTGAGCCTGGCACTGGGCTGGGAAAAGTTCCTTGGACTGCAGGTGCTGGGATTTTTGGTTCTGCTGGTCGGAACGGCTCTGTACAATGGACTGCATCGCCCTCTTGTGGCTAGAATAGCGTGCTGCGCCGGACTGGCCGCAGTAGAAGAGGACAGCAGCGTAGAAGAAGAAAGGGAAAGACTCCTGGGAGATGGCAGGGTGGCGACATCTGATGAAAGGTAA
- the hlx1 gene encoding H2.0-like homeobox protein isoform X2, with protein MYTTGLNPFYASNFSLWSAYCTGGFAVDTGKKPSFCIAELLQAGEADNLPGSSALMVHVGQQRSSSGGSPLRPSPVGPGEAHASVYGARLSPASPYHRQGLQLTSVSRGALNSSQAPPPSSKDLKFGIDRILSTDFDTKGKEKLRDFASIISPHRQSGVHMPIQPAASHYFASIEPGMSEASAMMNSLGSGGRQSGQHQFQDTFPGPYAVLTKDTMPQTYKRKRSWSRAVFSNLQRKGLEKRFEIQKYVTKPDRKQLAAMLGLTDAQVKVWFQNRRMKWRHSKEAQAQKDKDKEEPDGTAESGRDPKETAESDCESEERSECDSDDVAEEDKPQVALVESDILGERNKSSVIINAGVETPQSDSPSPQAPQLLI; from the exons ATGTACACCACCGGGCTCAACCCGTTCTATGCCTCCAATTTCAGTCTTTGGTCTGCATACTGCACAGGAGGCTTTGCCGTGGACACTGGCAAGAAGCCGTCGTTTTGCATCGCGGAACTCCTCCAGGCCGGAGAGGCGGACAATTTGCCCGGTTCCTCGGCCCTCATGGTGCACGTGGGTCAACAGAGGTCGTCCTCCGGGGGATCCCCTTTGCGACCCTCGCCGGTCGGGCCGGGGGAGGCGCACGCGTCGGTGTACGGAGCGAGGCTGAGCCCCGCGTCTCCGTACCACAGGCAAGGACTACAGCTGACCTCTGTATCCAGGGGGGCTCTTAATTCATCGCAGGCCCCCCCACCTTCCAGCAAAGATCTTAAATTTGGAATCGATCGGATATTGTCGACGGATTTTGACACCAAGGGCAAGGAGAAGTTAAGAG ATTTTGCGTCCATAATTAGCCCACACCGCCAGTCAGGTGTCCACATGCCCATTCAGCCTGCCGCCAGCCATTACTTTGCTTCCATCGAGCCCGGGATGAGTGAGGCCTCCGCCATGATGAATTCACTAGGTAGCGGTGGGAGACAATCGGGCCAGCATCAGTTTCAGGACACCTTCCCAG GTCCATATGCTGTCCTCACTAAAGACACGATGCCGCAGACATACAAGAGGAAAAGGTCATGGTCCAGGGCAGTCTTCTCCAATCTACAGAGGAAAGGCCTGGAGAAAAGGTTCGAGATCCAGAAATACGTCACCAAGCCAGACAGAAAGCAACTGGCAGCCATGCTCGGTTTGACTGAtgcacag GTAAAAGTGTGGTTCCAAAACCGACGGATGAAATGGCGACATTCCAAGGAGGCCCAGGCACAAAAGGACAAAGACAAAGAAGAGCCGGACGGAACGGCCGAATCCGGCAGAGACCCAAAAGAGACGGCCGAGTCTGATTGCGAAAGCGAGGAGAGAAGCGAGTGCGACTCCGATGACGTCGCAGAGGAGGACAAGCCGCAAGTTGCGCTCGTTGAATCGGACATCCTCGGCGAACGCAACAAAAGCAGTGTGATCATCAACGCCGGCGTGGAAACCCCACAATCggactctccttctccacaaGCCCCCCAGTTACTAATATGA
- the hlx1 gene encoding H2.0-like homeobox protein isoform X1 yields the protein MYTTGLNPFYASNFSLWSAYCTGGFAVDTGKKPSFCIAELLQAGEADNLPGSSALMVHVGQQRSSSGGSPLRPSPVGPGEAHASVYGARLSPASPYHRQGLQLTSVSRGALNSSQAPPPSSKDLKFGIDRILSTDFDTKGKEKLRDFASIISPHRQSGVHMPIQPAASHYFASIEPGMSEASAMMNSLGSGGRQSGQHQFQDTFPGSHQERICNGKKMLDVLFLMILFMFGPFIGPYAVLTKDTMPQTYKRKRSWSRAVFSNLQRKGLEKRFEIQKYVTKPDRKQLAAMLGLTDAQVKVWFQNRRMKWRHSKEAQAQKDKDKEEPDGTAESGRDPKETAESDCESEERSECDSDDVAEEDKPQVALVESDILGERNKSSVIINAGVETPQSDSPSPQAPQLLI from the exons ATGTACACCACCGGGCTCAACCCGTTCTATGCCTCCAATTTCAGTCTTTGGTCTGCATACTGCACAGGAGGCTTTGCCGTGGACACTGGCAAGAAGCCGTCGTTTTGCATCGCGGAACTCCTCCAGGCCGGAGAGGCGGACAATTTGCCCGGTTCCTCGGCCCTCATGGTGCACGTGGGTCAACAGAGGTCGTCCTCCGGGGGATCCCCTTTGCGACCCTCGCCGGTCGGGCCGGGGGAGGCGCACGCGTCGGTGTACGGAGCGAGGCTGAGCCCCGCGTCTCCGTACCACAGGCAAGGACTACAGCTGACCTCTGTATCCAGGGGGGCTCTTAATTCATCGCAGGCCCCCCCACCTTCCAGCAAAGATCTTAAATTTGGAATCGATCGGATATTGTCGACGGATTTTGACACCAAGGGCAAGGAGAAGTTAAGAG ATTTTGCGTCCATAATTAGCCCACACCGCCAGTCAGGTGTCCACATGCCCATTCAGCCTGCCGCCAGCCATTACTTTGCTTCCATCGAGCCCGGGATGAGTGAGGCCTCCGCCATGATGAATTCACTAGGTAGCGGTGGGAGACAATCGGGCCAGCATCAGTTTCAGGACACCTTCCCAGGTAGTCACCAAGAAAGGAtatgcaatggaaaaaaaatgcttgatgtGCTTTTTCTGATGATTCTATTCATGTTTGGTCCATTCATAGGTCCATATGCTGTCCTCACTAAAGACACGATGCCGCAGACATACAAGAGGAAAAGGTCATGGTCCAGGGCAGTCTTCTCCAATCTACAGAGGAAAGGCCTGGAGAAAAGGTTCGAGATCCAGAAATACGTCACCAAGCCAGACAGAAAGCAACTGGCAGCCATGCTCGGTTTGACTGAtgcacag GTAAAAGTGTGGTTCCAAAACCGACGGATGAAATGGCGACATTCCAAGGAGGCCCAGGCACAAAAGGACAAAGACAAAGAAGAGCCGGACGGAACGGCCGAATCCGGCAGAGACCCAAAAGAGACGGCCGAGTCTGATTGCGAAAGCGAGGAGAGAAGCGAGTGCGACTCCGATGACGTCGCAGAGGAGGACAAGCCGCAAGTTGCGCTCGTTGAATCGGACATCCTCGGCGAACGCAACAAAAGCAGTGTGATCATCAACGCCGGCGTGGAAACCCCACAATCggactctccttctccacaaGCCCCCCAGTTACTAATATGA